The region AGGTCAGCCCCTCCTACTCCACCAGGGACCTGAGGATTCAGGGTTGGCTGCAAATGGGGAGGATCTTTTGGGACCACCTCTAGGGCTGGCTCTGCGACGACTCAGCCCTCGCCATAGCAGGAAGGGAAGGCATGACGGCAGCGGCAGCCAGGGTCTTGGATGCTGGGCTCATGCCTCAGAGAAGTAAACTGAGGCGGAaggggttaagcaacttgccccacATTGCACAGTCAGAAGCAATGGAGCTGCATTCCAAACTCAGCCGCCAGACCCCGGAGCCCACACTTTCCACTCTAGTGAGGCCACGACCCCCTAGTGGAAGGCACAGGAACCAGGAGTTGGTATGACAATGATGAACGTGTGACCCACATGAGAGCTGTCACCCTATTGCGTCACAGTCCCTTCATCTGTCACTTGAGGCCTGAGCTGGGATGTAGACCAGGGAATCTCCAAGGTCCCTGCCAGCCTTAACCTCCTGGGATTCTTACTCACCTGCCTAAATTTGGGATTCTGGGTGGTCCCACCCACGATATCATGACCTCTCTGCTGGCTGCAAACCTGGAGAGGAGAGATGGCCCTGAAATCAAACACCCAACACAGTGCCTTCTCAAAGAGAACACCCCTTGTATGTGTGTTGGTCCTTGTGTGTAGGAAGCCATGCCTGTTGATGTCCTTTCTGGAACAGCAAGTTGGGATGGCATAAAGAAATAGGAATGCATGTTTATTTAAAGCATTAATCTAATTCTATCAGTCCCTTGCTTAAAAACCCATTAGGGGCTCCTCATTGTTTCAAACTTCTTTGTCTGGATTCTACTCACCCCCTCCTCACGCCCTCCCCCCAGATCTTCTGGTCTTGTTTCTCACCACTCCACCTCTGACACACACCCCTACACTCTGGACACCCTTAATACTTGCAGTTTCCAGATCTAGCTGTGCTCTGTCtggcctctgtgcctttgcagaTGCTTTTCCCTCTTCTTGGAATGCCTCTCCCCTCATCTACGTCCTGTCCCATCCTTTATCTGGAATACTCCTATTTATACATCAGGACTCAAACTTCAGCTGCTCAGGGAGCTTTCTCTGGGCCCCCAGCCAGTTAATGCCTCCTTTGTCTGTGCTGTTGTTACCACTCATTGAACAACTACGATCTGCCAGACATTACCTCCAGTCCTCACGGCAACCCACATGGGCTCACAGTCAGTGTAGGGCCAGCCTCCACCAAAAAGATGGCCCTGGCCTCAGAGGCTGCAGGAGGCCCTCCTTCTCTGAGCTTAGAGGCTAAACAATGCTACTTGGCCACCATTCTCTTTTCTTAGGTCTACTTGACTTCTCTAAGCACGAGAACTTGCCTCTGCTCCTCTGGAATGTGCCTGGAACCCTGGGCCcagatactttcttttttttttttttttttagatgttatTCCTGAAGTACGcctcctatttctttttaaatttatttatttatttctttatttttggctgtgttgggtcttcgtttctctgcgagggctttctctagttgcgacgagcgggggccactcttcatcgcggcatgcgggcctctcactgtcgcggcctctcttgttgcggagcacaggctccagacgcgcaggctcagtagttgtggctcacgggcctagttgctccgtggcatgtgggatcttcccagaccagggctcgaacccgtgtcccctgcattggcaggcagactctcaaccactgcgccacgagggaagccccagataCTTTCTTAATGCTGCAGGGCAGACCCCCAGgcccagggagagagggaggttgGATGGCATGGTGGGGACGGGCCCCCCGGGGCAGCTGACGGAGCTGGACCTGTCTCTTCCTCAGGCCCCGGGAGAGATGACTCAGCTGCCAGTGATCAAAGCAGAGCCTCAGGAGGTAAACCAGTTCCTCAAAGTGACACCAGGTAAGTGTGTCCAGAGAGGGACTCTTCCTCTCCAGTCTTGGGCAGAccgcattgtcttttttttttttaatttatatttatttttggctgcgttgagactgttgctgcacacaggctctctctagttgcggcgagtgggggctactcttcgttgtggtgcgcgggcttctcattgcggtggcttctgttgttgcagagcatgggctctagggtgcacgggcttcagtagttgtggcactcaggctcagtagttgtggcacagggctctacagcgcaggctcagtagttgtggcacacgggcctagttgctccagttgctccgcggcatgtgggctcatccctgatcagggctcgaacccgtgtcccctgcagtggcaggcggattcttaaccactgcgccaccagggaagcccagaccgcATTCTTTACTCCCTTGGTCCAGCCCACCCATCTCCCTCGACACCTCCCATCTCTCCCCAGAATATTCTCTCTTTCCCACCCTGCCCATTCTCCATCCCTCCAGTCCCCTTCTTACACAATCTACAGCTGTCATCACTATTATCAACACCTTCTCACTCCTCCCATCATTCATTAATTGAAGTCCACTCTATAGCCAtcagtccatccatccatccatccatccatccatctactcatttatccatctatctgtccatccatccatctatccatttatccatccatccaactaGAGTTCACTGGGCATCTCCTAGTCCCAGGAGctggggaagcagagagagaagacagtCCCTGTACCCAAGTAGATCACAGAGTGGTGTGAGCCACAGACAAACCACCAATTACACAGCAGTGATATGGATTAAAGATGGCAGATCCCCAGGAAGCCTTGAAAGCACATCCCCAGACCTGACAGGGGAGAAGAGAACAGAGGAAGCTTCTTGGATtgaccagaaagagaaagggctAACTGAATCTTTCCAGCCCCACCTCATTAATTCATCAGACATTGATTAAGCATCTACTGTGCTTATTCAGGCCCTGGACTAAGTACCACAAGGTTTAGAAAGATGAATAAGGCCCAAGTTCCACCCTCAAGTTGGTCCCAGCCTCTGAGAGAAGATACAGAATTAACAGGAGgtagaaagggaccagtgtgaaAACACCTTACATTGTAGAGTGCCCTTCAATTCATAAAGCGTGTTCCCATACATTAGCCCATTGCATCCTCCTGGCTCCATGCAAGGAGTCCTTTCACCCCCATTCAGCAGGAAAGTGAGGCtgggagaggttaagtaaacATAACTATAGGTCACACAGTTGTGGGGTGCAACAGTCAAGACTTGAACTCAGGTCTCTCTGAGTCTAAGTTCAGTGGTCTTTACAGTCTGGCATCCATAATAGGCAAATGAGAGCCAAAGAAGGGAGAGGGGACTCCTGCAGGAGGCAGTCATGGGCCGAGCCCGGAAGGATGCAATGCTTCCTCCTGCCAGCCTCAGCCCGGCTCTGCGGTGCAGTCAGCTTCAGATTCCCGCACCTGGACTTAAATCTGTGCATTCAGTGCTGGCCTGGGAGCTCTCCCTGCAGCAAGGCTCTTGGTCATCTTGGCTCTGCTCAGGCCTCTTCCTGACCACCTGCAGAGCGTCAATCTTCCTGATGCTGTGGCCTCAGAGGGGCAGCACAGAAGGCATGCTGGGGAGAGCAGTGCTCCTGGTGGGTCTGCTGAAAGCCCAGTGCCTGCTGTCCTGTTACCCTGAGGTTGAAAATGGACACCCTGGGGTTTTGCAGtggaaagaaagggacagaggcTGCGGCTTGCCCAGCCTGATCCCCATGGGTCTTGCTATGGGCAGACTCCAGTCACCTCCTGGGGTTGCCAAGTTGGAGGCTCAAAGATCCTGAGCCCTGTGAAGTCAGGGGTAGGGGAGGGACCCCAAGAATCCAGCCTCTGTGATATCCCCACCGAGAACCAGGCTTAATGGAGCCAGGCTTCTGTGGAGTCAGAGATGGGGTGGCACTCAGGAATTGTCTTCTGGGACATCAGCTCGTCTTTCTGACATGGCAGAGGGGCTTCTGATGTTATAGCGGTCAAGGCCCCAGCAGCCAATCCCACAGTCAGTCCGGGCTGGCTTAGGCCCATGCCATGCTGAACTCTGATTGTGCGACCAGAGCTGGGGCGCCACCCTGCTAACCTGGCTTCTCCTGCTCTCCCCAGAGGACCTGGTGCAGATGCCTCCGACGCCCCCCAGCAGCCATGGCAGCGACAGTGACGGCTCCCAGAGTCCCCGCTCTCTGCCCCCCTCCAGCCCCATCCGGCCCATGGCCCGCTCCTCCACAGCCATCTCCACCTCCCCCCTCCTCACTGCCCCTCACGTAAGCAGCTGGGGGTGGATTGACCCTAGAGTCAAGGAATTGAGTGCCTGGGGAGCCCTAAGCCTGATCCCCACCCCCATCAGAATTCAGAGAGGTGCCTGCCCGGAAGACGGGAGTGACAATCTTTTAATCGTGCCTTGGGGTAAATAGGAAACAGGCAGAGAGTCCAAGAGGCCTGCCGAACGCACACTATTGCAGAGCCAGGACTAGAACTTGACATTCCTCACCTTCAAGGGGACGGCCCAGGCTGCCCCCAAAGAGCACTGTTTGGAGAACAATGTTCAGGAGGCCCGGAATCCACTGGGATGGGTGTGGAACCTCCCAAGTCAAGAGGTGGTGGGTGTCTGAGGTGGGTGCTGCTTAGGGGGCCCTGGACAAGTAAGCTTTGAGGCTGTGGGTTCCAGGATGGGATCTCaggaccaccccacccccagcaataTACTGAGGGCCAAACATGCCAGGCTCCCAGCAACGTCCTGAGCACTTGATACATGTTATTGGATTTAATTCAGATCTGCCcctttttcagatgaggagactgaggctcagtgagtTGAGTGCCTTGCCCAGGTCATGCGaagagtaaatggcagagcttgAATTTGAATGCAGGGCTGTCTGGTTCCTAACTATCATGTCCCCCTTCCCACAGAAATTACAGGGGACGTCAGGGCCACTGCTCCTGACGGAGGAGGAAAAGCGCACCCTGATTGCTGAGGGCTACCCCATCCCCACGAAACTCCCCCTCACCAAAGCTGAGGAGAAGGCCTTAAAGAGGGTCCGGAGGAAAATCAAGAACAAGGTAAAGCGTGAGCCAGACCCTGCGCCTGccctggggctcccctggtgatGCCAGCCCTGAAGTTGGGGAGCCCCAGGAAGTGGATATGCAGTGTGGTAACTCCTGTCTGGGGGCTTCCCCCTCTAGATCTCGGCCCAGGAGAGCCGCCGTAAGAAGAAGGAGTACGTGGAGTGTCTAGAAAAGAAGTAAGTGGTCTTGGGCAGGTGGGCGGCTCGGGTGGCCTGGGCCCCACTCCCCAGCCCGGCCTGCTCTCCCCAGCCCTCTCtcacaggggtggggggcacggggACTAGgatgctggtgggcagggctaagGGGGCAGCAGTGAGTCTGGGGGCTGCCCCTGAGCCTGTGCCTGCTTGGCCACCGCAGGGTGGAGACCTTTACATCCGAGAACAACGAACTGTGGAAGAAGGTGGAGACCCTGGAGAATGCCAACAGGTGGGTGGTGCCACCTGCGTCCCCCCGGCCCCTGCCCTTCTGCAGCCAGTGCCTGGCTATGGCATAGCTCTGGGaggcaggagagaggagaggtcACTGAGTTCAGGATGATGGGAACCCCAGAAACAGGGGATCTGCAGCCTGGGACCCTCAGTTTCCCATCTAGATACCAGACAGGGCTGGTGAGGTGCTTAAACGTGATGATACAGACCAGCACAGCAGCAgcccctgggaacttgttagaaatgcttaTTCTCAGGCCTCATGCCAGGCCTATTGAATCAGGAACTCCAGGGGGAGGGTTCAAtgatctgtgttttaataagccctccaggtaattctgatgcaccCTGAAGTTAGAACCTACCGGTGTACATGCTTGCCACCCAAAGCGAGTTTCTCAGAccagcagcattagcatcacgtgggggcttgttagaaatgcagaatttcaggggacttccctggtggtccagtggttaagatttgcctcccaatgcagggggcgtgggttcaatccctgttcggggagctaagatcccacatgtctcgcggccaaaaaaccaaaacataaaacagaagcaatattgtaacaaattcaataaagactttaaaaatgatccacatcaaaaaaatcttaaaaaaaaaaaaaaaaaaagaaagaaagaaagaaatgcagaatctcgggACTCtccccagacttactgaatcagaatctgcatttcaacaaTATCCTTGGGTGATTCACCTGCACAATTAAGCTTGAGAAACATTAGTATGGAACCCGCACAGGATCTGGCATGCAGTAGCCACGTAAAGTCACAACTCTGGGTGCCATTTTTGTGATCCTGGAAAAACTGTTACGTacacctctctgggccccagtttctCTGTCTAAATGGAGATGATAGAAGCAGTATCTCCCAGGATTCATGTGACGATGTGATGAAACCTAGCAAGTAAAGGGCCAGCACTGTCCTTGGCATTTGAGAATGTTCCATTCATGTTAGCTTTTCTTCTTCgttttttcttgttattattctgaattcttgatAGTGACCAGCCATGAGCCCACAGTAGGTTTGTGGGAGTGATAATTGTTTGCTGGGAGTAATTAAAATAACAGACAACAGCTAGTATGTAGCAGGTGCTCAACAGAaggctttttccttcttccttctcccccagCTTCTCCAGCGGGATCCAGCCACTCCCCTGATTGACCTGGAGAATGCCCCCCTGACTCAGGGATAGGGGGCGGGAGCCCTCACCACTCACCCCCTTCCTCTGGCCCAGATTCCTCCCTAGTCCCAAATAGGGCGAGGCCCTTGGAGCTGTTTCGCCACCTGCTGTACATTCTGGGAACTGCAACCCCACCGACAGGCTgggtggaggaaagagagaactaAACATTTGTTCACCGAGGGTGGGCTGGGCACCCTCTGTGGGTACCCAGAGGATTTCTCGCCGGGAGGGACCCAGTccttgccctcagggagcccaCAGTTAGCGAAGGAGACTGACATAGACATAGACATAAATAAACGAAGTGTTACAGGTGCTGTGataaaagcaaaaacagcaacaaaattaaCGAAACTGGTAGCTACCATTTCCTGGACACTTGCTCCTCACCATGTACCAGGCAGCTTGCCAGACGTGTCCTTCGTATCAGCTCAAGGTGCCGTGGATACAAAGGAGGGAGGGTCAGTTTAGCTGTGGCTGGTGCagggtaagaaaaagaaagtggcCTCAGCTGAGGTGGTCCAGGCTCGCCTCCAGCCGCCCCTTTGGCCAGGAGCGTCACGGGGCACCCCTGAGCCTCCATAGGGTGCCCCAGCCGCACCACAGAGGAGCCACGCGAGAGGTGACCTTTTCTGTCTTGACTGAAACGGGCACCTGGCGTGGAAGCCAAGTCTGGAGGCTGCCCAGCTCCTCCCCGGGAGAGCTCCCTGAGGCAGAGATTCCTGCTGGGTCAGAACCTGCCAGGTGACCGCTGTGCCCTCCTCAGGACCCTGCTCCAGCAGCTGCAGAAACTCCAGACTCTGGTCACCAACAAGATCTCCAGACCTTACAAGATGGCTGCCACCCAGACTGGGACCTGCCTCATGGTAGGTGCTGTTCCCTCACTGCAGGGCCACAGGAGGACAGGTCTTCCCCAGGCTGGCTTTCTACGGGGGGCGGTGGGCAGAGCTTCGAGGGCCTGGCCATATTGTGGGCAGTGTCACCAGAGTAAACCATCCTAGTACCTGGTGCACTGGCTCCAGCAGACCCCAGCCTCTTTCCCCAAGTCCATGGACCCTTCCAGAACATGACCTTCCCTGACCAGTTCTAACACGGTGTGGATGTGTAGTGACTCACGTGAACTCAGCTAGAGGATGGCAGGACAAGTCCCGTGAGGAGGCAGCTTCTGCAGGCCCAGTGGAGTGGAGTGATGGGCCTGGGGGCATGCGGGGAAGTATGGACCTGGTTCTTTCTGGCATGGAGGGTGGGTGCCTAGGCTGTGGCTCAGGCCTCTGCTAGCCCCTCTtccacatttcctggagctgtacAGCCTGTTGCCTCCTGGCTAATCACTCCCCAGGCCCTCCGAGATCCTCAAGCTGTCAGGTGGCAAACCCCAGTAGAGGCAGGGGTTAGTTTGGGCTCTGTGACTCTTAACCTCCTCCTGCTGGCCCGCCTTCCTGGGAATCCTGCTGGGAATCTGGTGTGAAGATACGTCCCCCTCCCTTGCCCCAATCTCAGCCTCCTCCCACACCtaccccttccttcccttcctgatTCCTCCACCCCATAGGTGATAACCACATTGGCCAATTCCCCCTCTTTTCTAGCACTGCCTGGGGCAGCCCCCCTACAGTGGGCTGAGATGTCCCGACAGCCTCTACCTTCTCCTCCACCACGTGCAGGAGGTGGTTGGCTCTGGGAGCAGCTTTCCTGGAAAAATATTGAGCCTTTTGCCCCCATTGGctcgggggcagggggaggattgGGGTGGCCAAGGTTGCAGCCCCTCCGCTCTCTCTCCACTACCAGGTGGCAGCCTTGTGCTTTGTCCTGGTGCTGGGCTCCCTCGTGCCCTGCCTCCCTGAGTTCTCCTCCGGCTCCCAGACTGTGAAGGAAGACCCCATGGCCACTGACAGCGTCTACACTGCCAGTCAGAGTGAGTGCTCTGAGCCAGGCTGCCTTCCCCCCATGCCAGCCCCAACTTCTGGGCAGAAGCCAGACATAAGAGAGGAGCCAGGTTTGGGGCTGGCGCCGTCTCATTCTacctcctcattttgcagatggggaaactgagtcccccAAAGGGTCTATGATGTGTTCAATGTTAGTTATAGAATTAGGACTACAGTGAAGAGCCCCTGATTCCCAGCCCACCCAGGCATGGCTTGCGGGGGTAGGTTTAGGGAATAACAGGAATGTTTCCACCCTAGCCCCCATGTATTATGGTGCCAGTTGGTAGGGACATCTGCTAAGCACCATCAGTATTTTACAACTGGGATAGCAAATCAGTTTCAGCTCCAGGGACATTTTCCATAAGACAGTGGTGGCTGCCTGAAGCATTGTGTTAAGAAGGACTCTGAGGCACCATTCAGGATCAACAGGAAGGAGTGCCAGGATCCACTGGTAATGTCTgccatgggcagaggcagggtAGTGGTAGTGTGGGCTGAGATAGTTACCATCCCACAGGGGACTGTGAGGATCGTTAAGAGCATAGAGCTTCAGAGTCAGTCATATCTGCCACTCACTCACTGCGTCACCTCAGGCATGTGTCTTAAGCACActaaatttcaatttctttaccttGAAAATGGGAGTTACAAGTTCCACACTTCCTGAGCACATttgttgtgaagactaaatgacATGGTGCACAAAGGccgttagcacagtgcctggtacacagcagaCACCTACTAAATGAACACAGTCGCTTCCTTTTTGATGAGCTcacaagaggagagaaaagatacAACACACAGGAGCAAGGGGAGAACTGGTATAGGGTGCAGCAAAGAATAGTATGGGCTTCCAGAAGCAGAGGTTACTTCAGATAGACCTACGGAGGAACTTCCACACAGTCCCTCATCATTTACCAGGAGTGAGTTATCCAGCAggacaggaggaggaagaggaaacagatgggaggtcagagagagaggagctggggaggggtgAGTTTCAAGAAGGAGGGATACTGCAGGGAGGATGAGCTAAGCCTGCAGGGCCTTGAGGGGAGGAAGCAGCGTGGGGAGGGTTaggggaagaggaagcagaggcgGGGAGTGAAAACCACTCCCTGGACCAGAGCAGCCTGAGAAGGAGAGAACAGGTCAGTTACTAAGGGAGGTGGGTGGCAGGGATGTAAGGTCTTGAGAGCCATGTGTCCATTTTCCCAAGGCCTGAGTGGCCTATGTGTGTTGGGAGGTATAGGGAACCTTGGAGAGGAAGGAATGGAAATGGtccggggggcgggggtggctggggttagggggagagagagagagtgttgaTGGACAAAACCAGAGTCAGAGGAGCCAGAGGAGCGAGGGAATGAATGAGCCCCTCGGAGCGAACGCAGTGGATTTCAGGCCCAGTGTCGGCAGGGCGAAGAGGAAGAGATGACCTCTGGAGCAGGCTGGCTTTCAGAGCTGGTGCACCGCACAGCTCCAGGGGCTCCGCTCACATAGACTGTGAGATCCGGGCCCTGAGAGTGAGAAGGGAGGTGGTGGGTCCTGGAGTCAGGCATACCTGGGTTTGCATCTCACCTTCAGTGCAGACTAGCCTGGGACAGTGTGCCTGGCAACCTGGAGCCTCAATTACCTGTTCCATGAAATGGAGCTAAAACTATCTCATTCCAAGAGTTTCTGTCAATGATTTGATATAGGTTAAAGGATGcctacaatgcctggcacatgatagatatccaaaaaatgtgttttcttttttttttttttcatttccctggaGGGCAAATTAGGGCCTAGAACGGGAAAAAGATTTATTCAAGGTCTCACAGAAAGTGAGTGGTACAATAGGATCAGAACCCAGGTCTCAGATGCCCCAGCCCAGTACCCTCTGCTTAGGAAGATCTAACTTTCTCTGAGTGCAGTTTCAATCAttctattatctcatttaaacctcacatcaACGGGAGGTTGGCCCttgtattcctattttacagatgagcaaactgaggctcagaaaggtgaaaGCAAAGGCATGACTTACCTGcagtcacacagctcagaattgctagagctgggattcagatcCAGGCCCGTAAGATTCCAGGGCCCAGGTCCTTAAACACCAGGCCCTGAATGTGGCCTGGATGGGGAGGGAGCCTCTTGGCACCGTGGCTCACCCTGAGCTCCTTCTCCAGTGCCCTCCCGAAGCCTCCTGTTCTATGATGAGGGGGCAGGCTCGTGGGAGGATGGCCGCAGCGCCCTGCTGCCCGTGGAGCCCCCGGATGGCTGGGAGATCAAGCCCGGGGGGCCGGCGGAGCAGCGACCCCAGGACCACCTGCAGCATGACCACCTGGACAGCACCCACGAGACCAGCAAGTACCTGAGTGAGGCCTGGCCCAAGGACGTCGGTAGAAACAGCACCAGTCCTGACTTCTCCCACCCTAAGGAGTGGTTCCACGAGAGGTGGGTGGGTGACCCCTTCCCTTCCTGGGGTCCCAGGCTCCCCCCGCCCTCTGCCTGCCCCCggtccccatgtcctcagccacACCCTCCCAAGGCCCCGTCCCTCCTGTGTCCAGATCCAGCTTGCAGAGGGGCGAGAGGGTCCTCCCTGGACAGAGTCACCCctgatttctcttctctctctaggGATCTGGGCCCCAACACCACCATCAAACTCTCCTAGGCCGTGCCAAGACGCAGGACACAGGACGTACCCTCTGGCACTCAGAAGAGGGGTTGTCTTGCTCACTAACCCGGATCCGGCTAGTACCCCTGCCCCCTGGGGTCCGTCTTCCCCTCAACCCACCTTTGCCCCAGATCTTGACTGGGGCCTCTCCTCTCCCCGCACATTTGGACTGTCCCCTTAGGCCAACCGCTCTGTTCTCACCACCACTCCACAGCCATCCGTCCTTCTCAGATAAACCACTCACTGGGTTACCTTTCTCATAACGACCAACAGGACCActgcctccctgccccagccccgccacacacacacacacacacacacacacacacacacacacacgtcaacAGAccgacacacacaccccacccctccccccactgtaCAGAGACCAAGAACAGAAATTGTTTGTAAATAATgaaccttattttttattattgccaATCCCTAAGATATTGTATTTTACAAGTCTCCCTCCGACCTTCACCTCTcccttgttttatattttatgaagTTAGTGCGGGCTTTGCTGCTCCCTGGCCCAGGAAAGAGggtcccccccacccctcacctggCCTCCCCCTGCCGCTGCCCAAGCCGCTGGGCCTTTTTAATTGCCAAACTGCTTCACCCATCAGCTCAGCAC is a window of Eschrichtius robustus isolate mEscRob2 chromosome 11, mEscRob2.pri, whole genome shotgun sequence DNA encoding:
- the CREB3L1 gene encoding cyclic AMP-responsive element-binding protein 3-like protein 1 encodes the protein MDAVLEPFPADRLFPGSSFLDLGDLNESDFLNNAHFPEHLDHFGENMEDFSNDLFSSFFDDPVLDEKSPLLDMELDSPTPGIQAEHSYSLSGDSAPQSPIVPIKMEDTTQDVEHGAWVLGHKLCSVMVKQEQSPELPVDPLAASSAMAAAAAMATTPLLGLSPLTRLPIPHQAPGEMTQLPVIKAEPQEVNQFLKVTPEDLVQMPPTPPSSHGSDSDGSQSPRSLPPSSPIRPMARSSTAISTSPLLTAPHKLQGTSGPLLLTEEEKRTLIAEGYPIPTKLPLTKAEEKALKRVRRKIKNKISAQESRRKKKEYVECLEKKVETFTSENNELWKKVETLENANRTLLQQLQKLQTLVTNKISRPYKMAATQTGTCLMVAALCFVLVLGSLVPCLPEFSSGSQTVKEDPMATDSVYTASQMPSRSLLFYDEGAGSWEDGRSALLPVEPPDGWEIKPGGPAEQRPQDHLQHDHLDSTHETSKYLSEAWPKDVGRNSTSPDFSHPKEWFHERDLGPNTTIKLS